Within Butyrivibrio fibrisolvens, the genomic segment TCAACCTTCCTGATCTTACAGCATATGATGGTATTGTCATAGATGCCAATAATATAACAGATTATGAGGTGCTTCAGAAGCTCATCAGGATGGTAAGAGAAAGCGGAAAACCTGCTGTCAGCATAGGTCATGAGTTCCCTGGTCTGTATTATGTGGGTATTGATAATAGAAAGCCTATAGAAGAGATCATGGATCATCTTTATAATGTCCATAATTGCAGAAGCTTTGTCTTCGCAGGAGGCCCCGGAGACAATTTTGAGAACAGACAGAGGGCCGAATCTTATCTGGACTGTCTCCAGAAATATCAGCTTACAGAACTTAATAATCCGGTATTGTACGGTGACTACGAATTTGCCACAGGCGTTCGTTATATGAATGATTATATCGAGAACCATAAGCCCTTCCCTGATGCTTTTGTATGTTCTAATGACAATATAGCTACAGGAATCTGCAGGACAGCGGAGCTTAATGGTTATCATGTCCCCGGAGACTTTCTTGTCACAGGTTTTGACAATCTTGAGAAGGCAAGGAACTATCTTCCTCAGATAACTACTGTTAATATGGACAGAGAGCTTATCGGAGAGAGAGCGCTTGAAATACTTATCGATCTGTGGGAAGGAAGAGAAGTATCTTCTCACACATATACAGATGCCAATGTTATCTTTGCCGAAAGCTGTGGTTGTCCCAACAGCGGAATGGTAGATTATAGGAATTATCTTAAGAATGTAATTGACTCTAACTGTGCCAAAGAGGTTTTTGATAATGAGATAGCATGTCTTGAAAGAGATGTGCTCAAAGAGCCTACTATGCATGATATGTTTGACACTATAGAGAAATATATGTGCAGTAAAAATGTTGAAGGTTTCTTTGCAGTAGTAGATGAGAGGATATTTGAGCCTTACATGAGTACTCATTTTCCTACGGAGGGGTATTCTCGTCCTGATCTTAAAGTACAGCTTGCAGTATGTAATGGCAAGAGAACGTCTTTTGAATCGGTGGAGGACCTTATAGGATATATAGATCATAATCTTAAGGGAGTTCATTACCTTTTTAATCCTATACATTTTGGCAATGAAGCGGTTGGTTATACGCTTCATAAGAATCCGGTATTTCTCTATGAATGGTCCAATCTTCTCGATATGCAGGAAGGAATCATAGAGGGCTTTAAGAATCTTTTCCACAAGAAACAGCTCACCAATGCCATGAAGCAGCTTGAGGATGTCTACAATAAGGATCAG encodes:
- a CDS encoding GGDEF domain-containing protein; translation: MKKIALLTDGWRKFIVYAWAEGIMRKIRKENLDMVLFQFNCFGNWSSDRENNQGEYNIFNLPDLTAYDGIVIDANNITDYEVLQKLIRMVRESGKPAVSIGHEFPGLYYVGIDNRKPIEEIMDHLYNVHNCRSFVFAGGPGDNFENRQRAESYLDCLQKYQLTELNNPVLYGDYEFATGVRYMNDYIENHKPFPDAFVCSNDNIATGICRTAELNGYHVPGDFLVTGFDNLEKARNYLPQITTVNMDRELIGERALEILIDLWEGREVSSHTYTDANVIFAESCGCPNSGMVDYRNYLKNVIDSNCAKEVFDNEIACLERDVLKEPTMHDMFDTIEKYMCSKNVEGFFAVVDERIFEPYMSTHFPTEGYSRPDLKVQLAVCNGKRTSFESVEDLIGYIDHNLKGVHYLFNPIHFGNEAVGYTLHKNPVFLYEWSNLLDMQEGIIEGFKNLFHKKQLTNAMKQLEDVYNKDQLTGVFNRIALTDIVESRFNRERARGIIWGVVFVDADNFKTLNDRYGHEYGDKVLKIIAKTMKKHVPEGGDVFRFGGDEFVALFPNASRGVLKSYREKVVSELEQNDTAISMGSCLTNMNMTLTLSDYISAADGSMYLDKNDKG